From Toxorhynchites rutilus septentrionalis strain SRP chromosome 2, ASM2978413v1, whole genome shotgun sequence, a single genomic window includes:
- the LOC129770393 gene encoding IDLSRF-like peptide yields the protein MSKTYWFAVRNILFVSLPITVLGIDLSRLYGHLPGISKRSEACHPYEPFKCPGDGNCISIQYLCDGAPDCSDGYDEDMRLCTAAKRPPVEETASFLQSLLASHGPNYLEKLFGSKARDALAPLGGVEKVAIALSESQTIEDFGAALHLMRSDLEHLRSVFMAVENGDLGMLKSIGIKDSELGDVKFFLEKLVNTGFLD from the exons atgtcGAAGACATATTGGTTTGCTGTTCGAAATATACTGTTTGTATCATTGCCCATCACTGTGCTCGGAATCGATCTTAGTCGTCTATATGGCCATCTTCCTGGGATATCAAAAAGGAGTG AGGCGTGTCATCCTTACGAACCATTCAAATGCCCTGGTGATGGGAACTGTATTTCTATTCAGTATCTTTGTGATGGAGCTCCAGACTGTTCAGATGGATATGACGAGGATATGAGATTATGTACTGCAG CTAAGAGACCACCAGTAGAAGAAACTGCATCATTTCTCCAAAGTTTACTCGCTTCTCATGGACCAAACTACCTCGAAAAGTTATTCGGCAGTAAAGCACGCGATGCTTTAGCTCCTCTTGGTGGTGTAGAAAAGGTTGCTATAGCGCTGAGTGAATCACAAACTATAGAAGATTTTGGAGCGGCATTACATTTGATGAG GTCTGACCTGGAGCACTTAAGATCCGTTTTCATGGCTGTCGAAAATGGTGATCTGGGAATGCTGAAATCAATAGGCATAAAGGATTCTGAATTAGGAGACGTTAAGTTTTTCCTTGAGAAATTGGTCAACACAGGATTTCTCGATTGA